The following proteins are co-located in the Vigna angularis cultivar LongXiaoDou No.4 chromosome 2, ASM1680809v1, whole genome shotgun sequence genome:
- the LOC108329485 gene encoding uncharacterized protein LOC108329485, whose product MEEESSDAMNLDLNLGPGPEPETGPISNEAVNLDDWIGEPLQRISEAVRFRARQRWRWRHVPLPHPELHVHIPPEAARHFHIPPEAHNISMELNQFLVNSGNGTALQAGEGSVAAEERVEEVPKACENVNGIAEDEASQKKDDVEKGSGTDGDFFDCNICLDLSRDPVVTCCGHLFCWPCLYRWLHLHSDARECPVCKGEVTLKGVTPIYGRGNTVRGHEEDSALKIPPRPQARRVESLRQTIQRNAFTVPVEEMIRRIGSRIDLSRDFVQPHEGEGARETAERTTSLLSRFLTARGIRREQNLGPLPEDVMAFAQNNATNNTAEAGDNRNRVQQSHMLRRTQSHRATLSTISALTSAERLLEAYFRSSAIVRNQEQPSPPVDDRDSFSSIGAVINSESQVDTAVEIDSMVSLSTSSSRRRNDASRLSDVDSGDSRAPRRRRLN is encoded by the coding sequence ATGGAGGAAGAGTCCTCCGATGCAATGAACCTTGATTTGAATCTGGGTCCGGGCCCAGAGCCTGAAACTGGCCCCATAAGCAATGAAGCTGTGAACTTGGATGATTGGATAGGAGAGCCTCTTCAGAGAATCAGCGAAGCTGTGAGGTTTAGGGCACGGCAACGGTGGCGATGGCGGCATGTTCCGCTACCGCATCCTGAACTTCATGTCCACATCCCACCTGAAGCTGCGCGGCATTTTCATATACCTCCTGAGGCTCACAATATCTCCATGGAATTGAACCAGTTTCTGGTCAATTCTGGAAATGGAACTGCCTTACAGGCTGGAGAAGGCAGTGTGGCGGCCGAAGAGAGAGTGGAGGAGGTGCCGAAGGCGTGTGAGAATGTGAATGGTATTGCAGAGGACGAGGCTTCGCAGAAGAAGGATGATGTTGAAAAGGGTAGTGGCACTGATGGGGACTTTTTTGATTGTAACATCTGTTTGGACCTCTCTAGGGATCCTGTTGTGACTTGTTGTGGCCATTTGTTTTGTTGGCCTTGCCTGTATAGGTGGTTGCATCTGCATTCAGATGCGAGAGAGTGTCCAGTTTGCAAGGGAGAGGTCACTCTCAAAGGTGTTACCCCAATATATGGCCGAGGGAACACTGTCCGAGGTCACGAGGAGGATTCTGCTCTTAAGATCCCTCCCAGGCCCCAAGCAAGGAGGGTTGAGAGTCTGAGACAAACCATTCAGAGAAATGCATTTACAGTCCCTGTGGAAGAGATGATTCGGCGTATCGGGAGTAGAATTGATCTTAGTCGTGATTTTGTTCAGCCACATGAAGGGGAGGGTGCCCGTGAAACTGCAGAGAGAACTACTTCCTTGCTAAGTAGGTTCTTGACTGCTCGAGGGATTCGGAGAGAGCAGAATTTAGGACCACTCCCTGAGGATGTGATGGCTTTTGCTCAGAATAATGCTACTAATAATACTGCTGAGGCAGGGGATAACCGAAATAGGGTGCAACAATCTCATATGCTTCGAAGAACACAATCACACAGAGCAACGCTTTCTACTATTTCAGCACTCACTTCTGCTGAAAGGTTACTGGAGGCTTATTTCCGTAGCAGTGCAATTGTTAGGAACCAAGAACAACCTTCACCTCCAGTTGATGACAGGGATTCTTTTTCAAGCATTGGCGCTGTTATAAATTCAGAGAGTCAAGTGGACACTGCTGTGGAGATTGATTCCATGGTATCCTTGTCAACATCCTCTTCTAGGAGGAGGAATGATGCTTCAAGATTGTCTGACGTGGATAGTGGAGATTCTCGTGCTCCAAGACGCAGACGTTTGAACTGA
- the LOC108328249 gene encoding peroxidase A2-like, whose protein sequence is MSSLTHSLLTTTIFSVLTIFLHPSNAQLSSTFYSTTCPNVSSIVRSVIQQALQSDTRIAASLTRLHFHDCFVNGCDGSLLLDQGGNITLSEKNAAPNNNSARGFNVVDNIKTSLENSCPGVVSCADILALAAEASVSLGGGPSWTVLLGRRDGLIANQSGANTSIPAPTESLANVTAKFSAVGLNITDLVALSGAHTFGRAQCRFFNQRLFNFSGTGSPDPTLNSSYLATLQQNCPQNGNGNTLNNLDPSSPDTFDNNYFQNLLNNQGLLQTDQELFSTSGSATISIVNNFANNQTAFFQAFAQSMINMGNISPLTGSQGEIRLDCKKVNGS, encoded by the exons ATGTCTTCTTTAACTCATTCCCTTCTCACCACAACCATTTTCTCTGTGCTCACAatctttcttcatccatcaAATGCTCAACTGAGTTCAACCTTCTACTCCACCACATGCCCTAACGTGTCTTCCATTGTTCGCAGTGTTATTCAGCAGGCTCTGCAATCTGATACTCGTATTGCTGCCAGCCTAACTCGTCTTCATTTTCATGATTGCTTTGTTAAT GGATGTGATGGGTCTCTTTTGTTAGACCAAGGTGGGAACATAACGCTGAGCGAGAAAAATGCAGCGCCTAACAATAATTCCGCTCGTGGCTTCAACGTAGTCGACAACATAAAGACATCTCTTGAAAATTCATGCCCTGGTGTTGTATCTTGTGCTGATATTCTTGCCCTTGCTGCTGAAGCTTCTGTGTCTTTG GGAGGAGGACCTTCATGGACCGTACTACTAGGCAGAAGGGACGGTTTGATTGCAAACCAATCTGGTGCTAACACTTCCATTCCTGCTCCAACTGAAAGCTTGGCCAATGTCACAGCAAAATTTTCTGCCGTTGGTTTAAACATAACTGATCTCGTTGCATTATCTG GTGCACACACTTTTGGTCGTGCACAGTGCAGGTTTTTCAACCAGAGGCTGTTCAACTTCAGTGGCACGGGTAGCCCTGATCCCACGCTGAACTCGAGCTATTTAGCAACCCTGCAGCAAAACTGTCCACAAAATGGAAACGGGAACACTCTGAACAACCTTGACCCTTCTTCCCCAGACACCTTCGACAACAACTACTTCCAAAATCTTCTCAACAATCAGGGTCTTCTTCAAACAGACCAAGAACTTTTTTCCACTAGTGGCTCCGCCACAATATCCATCGTCAACAACTTCGCCAACAACCAAACCGCCTTCTTCCAAGCCTTTGCTCAGTCCATGATTAACATGGGTAATATTAGCCCCTTAACAGGAAGCCAGGGAGAAATCAGATTAGATTGTAAGAAAGTCAATGGAAgctaa